The Solea solea chromosome 19, fSolSol10.1, whole genome shotgun sequence genome has a window encoding:
- the fam136a gene encoding protein FAM136A codes for MAEAHQARVHTVVEDMVQSLERDHIRKMQGRMFKCSADCCDRSTDSMSQVHHCIERCHTPLAKAQGVVTSELEKFQDRLTRCTMHCNDKAKDLFDSGAKEAAVRSMMDRCVGSCVDDHISLIPSMTRRLKENLDSLE; via the exons atggcCGAGGCGCATCAGGCACGAGTGCATACTGTGGTGGAAGACATGGTCCAAAGTCTGGAGAGAGACCACATCCGTAAAATGCAG GGTCGCATGTTCAAGTGCAGCGCAGACTGCTGCGATCGTTCCACAGACTCTATGAGTCAGGTGCATCACTGCATCGAGAGGTGTCACACGCCGCTGGCCAAAGCTCAGGGAGTTGTCACTTCCGAGCTGGAGAAGTTTCAA GATCGTCTGACCAGATGCACAATGCACTGCAATGATAAAGCGAAGGATCTTTTTGACTCTGGCGCTAAGGAGGCAGCCGTTCGATCGATGATGGACCGCTGCGTGGGCAGCTGTGTGGACGACCACATTAGCCTGATACCCAGCATGACCCGTAGGCTCAAAGAGAATCTGGACTCTTTAGAGTAG
- the LOC131445999 gene encoding uncharacterized protein LOC131445999 isoform X2 — MRFLQPVFVFLTVAAFHSALSASLESAEKEEKVPQYDGLTELQKIDQIEFEAAQKRETAQINGTDTERSEDVHYLEAAQDESEEERAEPEVDSTAEEGGHSDAAAREETVSESSEEVEGRQKHEHHDAVSSLDAEVNEESSEEQGVNLANVFYM; from the exons atgaggtttttacagcctgtgtttgttttcctcactgTGGCAGCATTTCACAGCG CTCTTTCAGCATCTCTGGAGTctgcagagaaagaggaaaaggttCCCCAGTATG ATGGGCTAACTGAACTGCAGAAAATAG ACCAGATCGAGTTTGAGGCCGCTCAAAAGAGGGAGACCGCTCAGATTAACG GCACAGACACAGAGCGCAGTGAGGACGTCCACTACCTCG AGGCTGCTCAGGATGAATCTG AGGAGGAGCGGGCTGAGCCTGAGGTCGACAGCACGG cagaggAAGGGGGCCACTCTGACGCTGCAGCTCGTGAGG AAACAGTATCTGAATCTTCTGAGGAAGTCGAAG GCAGACAGAAGCATG AGCATCATGATGCAGTGAGCAGTCTGG atgcAGAAGTCAACGAGGAGTCGTCCGAAGAACAAGGTGTAAATCTTGCAAACGTGTTCTAT ATGTAA
- the LOC131445999 gene encoding uncharacterized protein LOC131445999 isoform X1, giving the protein MRFLQPVFVFLTVAAFHSALSASLESAEKEEKVPQYDGLTELQKIDQIEFEAAQKRETAQINGTDTERSEDVHYLEAAQDESEEERAEPEVDSTAEEGGHSDAAAREETVSESSEEVEGRQKHEHHDAVSSLDAEVNEESSEEQGVNLANVFYVS; this is encoded by the exons atgaggtttttacagcctgtgtttgttttcctcactgTGGCAGCATTTCACAGCG CTCTTTCAGCATCTCTGGAGTctgcagagaaagaggaaaaggttCCCCAGTATG ATGGGCTAACTGAACTGCAGAAAATAG ACCAGATCGAGTTTGAGGCCGCTCAAAAGAGGGAGACCGCTCAGATTAACG GCACAGACACAGAGCGCAGTGAGGACGTCCACTACCTCG AGGCTGCTCAGGATGAATCTG AGGAGGAGCGGGCTGAGCCTGAGGTCGACAGCACGG cagaggAAGGGGGCCACTCTGACGCTGCAGCTCGTGAGG AAACAGTATCTGAATCTTCTGAGGAAGTCGAAG GCAGACAGAAGCATG AGCATCATGATGCAGTGAGCAGTCTGG atgcAGAAGTCAACGAGGAGTCGTCCGAAGAACAAGGTGTAAATCTTGCAAACGTGTTCTATGTGAGTTAA
- the slc20a1b gene encoding sodium-dependent phosphate transporter 1-B, whose amino-acid sequence MVSTTTAATIILVGTVAAGHTAMTEYMWLLIVGFIIAFILAFSVGANDVANSFGTAVGSGVVTLRQACILASVFETLGSVLLGAKVSETIRTGIIDVTMYETSKHVLMAGSVSAMFGSAVWQLAASFLKLPISGTHCIVGATIGFSLVARGQQGVKWFELLRIVGSWFLSPLLSGIMSAAVFYFVRIFILHKKDPVPNGLKALPVFYAVTMGVNLFSIMYTGAPMLGFDKIPWWGILLISLACSLLTALVVWFIVCPRLKKKIERDIKSSSPAESPLMEKRELREAHCPILKPAAKEPSTLITPAVNQSMPELPQPPCEERRVVFDIGDSEDVDNNKERRVAFDIGDSDDIDFSNANGAPKQVQANGHVQIQDQDQNQQAQHTNGSANPPSQVQFNNQAQFNNRPAQIPSNGYSQYHTVHKDSGLYKDLLHKLHLAKVGDCMGEGSDRPIRRNNSYTSYTMAIIGMHGDFRHREGEFRASEDGDKGPGSGSQERKRIRMDSYTSYCNAVAEYTTPEGLGAGEVAVEIGKEDAGSSQSSLEDDGLEADKPEVSTLFQFLQILTACFGSFAHGGNDVSNAIGPLVALWLVYETNSVDSNMSTPIWLLLYGGVGICAGLWVWGRRVIQTMGRDLTPITPSSGFSIELASALTVVVASNIGLPVSTTHCKVGSVVAVGWLRSKKAVDWRLFRNIFMAWFVTVPISGLISAAIMALFMFFIGP is encoded by the exons ATGGTTTCAACAActacagcagcaacaataataCTGGTTGGCACAGTAGCAGCAGGCCACACAGCTATGACAGAGTACATGTGGCTGCTAATTGTTGGCTTCATCATTGCCTTCATCTTAGCCTTTTCTGTTGGTGCCAACGATGTTGCCAACTCGTTTGGTACAGCTGTTGGCTCTGGAGTGGTTACCTTGCGACAGGCTTGTATTCTGGCCTCAGTGTTTGAAACTCTAGGCTCAGTACTCCTTGGGGCCAAAGTGAGCGAAACCATCCGGACGGGTATCATCGATGTGACCATGTACGAAACATCTAAGCATGTGTTAATGGCTGGGTCGGTCAGTGCCATGTTTG GTTCTGCTGTGTGGCAACTGGCTGCCTCCTTCCTTAAGCTCCCCATATCTGGAACACACTGTATTGTTGGTGCTACTATTGGATTTTCACTGGTTGCCAGAGGACAGCAGGGAGTCAAGTGGTTTGAACTCCTACGCATCG TTGGTTCATGGTTCCTGAGTCCCCTTTTGTCTGGAATAATGTCAGCGGCTGTTTTCTACTTTGTGCGCATTTTCATCTTACACAAG AAAGACCCTGTTCCAAATGGACTGAAGGCCCTGCCCGTCTTCTATGCGGTGACCATGGGAGTCAACCTGTTCTCCATCATGTACACTGGAGCTCCGA TGCTGGGATTTGACAAGATCCCTTGGTGGGGCATCCTGCTCATCTCATTGGCCTGCTCACTGCTGACTGCCCTTGTGGTCTGGTTTATTGTATGCCCTCGCCTCAAGAAGAAGATTGAAC GAGATATCAAGTCCTCCAGCCCCGCTGAAAGCCCGCTGATGGAGAAGAGGGAGCTGAGAGAGGCTCACTGTCCAATCCTGAAACCGGCTGCCAAGGAACCCTCTACACTAATCACCCCGGCTGTCAATCAAAGCATGCCTGAGCTGCCCCAACCACCATGTGAGGAGCGCAGGGTCGTGTTTGACATCGGAGACTCTGAAGATGTCGACAATAATAAAGAACGCAGGGTGGCATTTGACATTGGAGATTCTGATGACATTGACTTCAGCAATGCAAATGGTG CACCTAAACAGGTCCAGGCAAATGGCCATGTCCAgatccaggaccaggaccagaaccAGCAAGCCCAGCACACCAATGGGTCAGCAAATCCTCCCAGTCAAGTCCAATTCAACAATCAGGCTCAGTTCAACAACAGGCCAGCACAAATACCAAGTAACGGTTACAGCCAGTACCACACGGTCCACAAGGACTCTGGTCTCTACAAAGACCTCCTGCACAAACTCCACCTGGCCAAGGTTGGCGACTGCATGGGCGAGGGTAGCGACCGACCAATTCGGCGCAACAACAGCTACACTTCCTACACTATGGCCATCATCGGCATGCATGGAGACTTCAGGCATAGGGAAGGTGAGTTCCGTGCCAGTGAGGACGGCGACAAGGGCCCAGGGTCAGGCAGCCAGGAAAGAAAGCGCATCCGTATGGACAGTTACACCAGCTACTGCAATGCTGTGGCAGAGTACACGACTCCTGAGGGCTTGGGAGCCGGAGAAGTGGCAGTGGAAATAGGGAAGGAGGACGCAGGTAGCAGCCAAAGCTCTCTGGAGGATGATGGGCTCGAGGCAGACAAACCAGAAGTCTCAACGCTCTTCCAGTTCCTGCAAATTCTCACCGCCTGCTTTGGATCCTTTGCACATGGAGGCAATGACGTTAG TAATGCCATTGGACCTTTGGTCGCTCTGTGGTTAGTTTACGAAACCAACAGCGTGGACTCAAACATGTCTACACCCATTTGGCTCCTGCTGTACGGTGGCGTGGGCATCTGCGCTGGACTCTGGGTTTGGGGTCGCAGAGTGATTCAGACCATGGGCCGGGACCTCACCCCCATCACTCCCTCAAG TGGCTTCAGCATTGAACTGGCCTCAGCCCTGACTGTGGTGGTGGCCTCTAACATTGGCCTGCCTGTCTCCACCACCCACTGCAAG GTGGGCTCGGTCGTTGCCGTAGGATGGCTGCGTTCCAAAAAGGCAGTGGACTGGCGTCTGTTCCGAAACATCTTCATGGCGTGGTTTGTGACTGTGCCCATCTCGGGCCTGATCAGCGCCGCAATCATGGCcctcttcatgttcttcatcgGACCGTGA
- the stard7 gene encoding stAR-related lipid transfer protein 7, mitochondrial produces the protein MFHPVSSRLICESGVNTMRLQSSRSLRQSTQTQIERFPWLGRKVDLLLSWIQRAGTREAAGSGKKRKGLLSIFADHCGFVTGQRVRRACQVGELYSNLYSERTKWSLVGNIWRRLQSKHAPSGRLFAALAGVFMWESEKIQDEDIRRCGLELQQLEAAKKPSTSSGLVVGQQEDGWEGVMEKKDFKVWRRPIPNSHLYEYRVLGSYNDVTPRQFFNVQLDTEYRKNWDSLVIKLEVVDRDCASGSEVVHWATHFPYPLYSRDYVYVRRYDVDVDNNLMVLVSRAVQHPRVPESQEFVRVHSYQSRMVIRPHKSFDENGFDYLLVYSDDPQTVFPRYCVSWMVSSGMPEFLQKLHTAALRAKNLEVGIHDYVGVIKSSDGNRQPSQERLGGDKTHTGGPGPIYA, from the exons ATGTTTCACCCAGTGTCCAGTCGTCTGATCTGCGAAAGCGGCGTAAATACGATGAGGCTTCAGAGCAGCAGGTCACTCAGGCAGAGCACTCAGACTCAGATAGAGAGGTTCCCGTGGCTGGGCAGGAAGGTGGACCTGCTGCTGTCCTGGATCCAGAGGGCAGGTACCCGCGAGGCCGCGGGCTCTGGTAAGAAAAGGAAGGGCTTGCTCTCTATTTTTGCGGACCACTGCGGCTTTGTTACTGGACAGAGGGTACGACGTGCCTGTCAGGTCGGCGAGCTTTACTCTAATCTATACTCCGAGCGCACCAAGTGGAGCCTGGTTGGGAACATTTGGCGCAGATTACAGAGCAAGCATGCCCCCTCTGGAAGACTGTTTGCGGCCCTGGCTGGTGTCTTCATGTGGGAAAGTGAGAAGATTCAAGATGAGGATATTCGCAG GTGTGggctggagctgcagcagcttgaGGCTGCAAAAAAGCCAAGCACCTCCTCAGGGTTAGTGGTTGGACAGCAGGAGGATGGCTGGGAAGGTGTGATGGAGAAGAAAGACTTCAAAGTGTGGAGGCGGCCTATTCCTAACAGTCACCTTTATGAATACAGAG TGTTGGGCTCCTACAATGATGTCACACCAAGACAGTTCTTCAATGTACAG TTGGATACCGAGTACAGGAAGAATTGGGATTCGCTAGTGATCAAGCTTGAAGTTGTGGACAGAGATTGTGCTTCAGGCTCTGAAGTTGTGCATTGGGCCACACACTTTCCT TATCCTTTGTACTCAAGAGACTACGTGTATGTGCGTCGctatgatgttgatgttgacaACAACCTCATGGTGTTGGTATCAAG AGCTGTACAGCACCCAAGAGTTCCTGAAAGTCAGGAATTTGTGAGAGTCCATTCATACCAGTCGAGGATGGTCATTCGTCCCCACAAGTCCTTTGATGAG AATGGGTTTGATTACCTGCTAGTCTACAGTGACGACCCTCAGACTGTCTTCCCACGTTACTGTGTGAGCTGGATGGTGTCAAGTG GTATGCCTGAATTTCTGCAGAAGCTGCACACTGCTGCTTTGAGGGCAAAGAACTTGGAAGTTGGAATCCACGACTATGTAGGTGTCATTAAATCCAGCGATGGCAACCGCCAGCCGAGCCAGGAGCGCCTGGGTggagacaagacacacacaggtggtcCTGGACCGATCTACGCCTGA
- the LOC131445999 gene encoding cilia- and flagella-associated protein 251-like isoform X3, with the protein MRFLQPVFVFLTVAAFHSALSASLESAEKEEKVPQYDGLTELQKIDQIEFEAAQKRETAQINGTDTERSEDVHYLEAAQDESEEERAEPEVDSTEEGGHSDAAAREETVSESSEEVEGRQKHEHHDAVSSLDAEVNEESSEEQGVNLANVFYVS; encoded by the exons atgaggtttttacagcctgtgtttgttttcctcactgTGGCAGCATTTCACAGCG CTCTTTCAGCATCTCTGGAGTctgcagagaaagaggaaaaggttCCCCAGTATG ATGGGCTAACTGAACTGCAGAAAATAG ACCAGATCGAGTTTGAGGCCGCTCAAAAGAGGGAGACCGCTCAGATTAACG GCACAGACACAGAGCGCAGTGAGGACGTCCACTACCTCG AGGCTGCTCAGGATGAATCTG AGGAGGAGCGGGCTGAGCCTGAGGTCGACAGCACGG aggAAGGGGGCCACTCTGACGCTGCAGCTCGTGAGG AAACAGTATCTGAATCTTCTGAGGAAGTCGAAG GCAGACAGAAGCATG AGCATCATGATGCAGTGAGCAGTCTGG atgcAGAAGTCAACGAGGAGTCGTCCGAAGAACAAGGTGTAAATCTTGCAAACGTGTTCTATGTGAGTTAA
- the LOC131445999 gene encoding uncharacterized protein LOC131445999 isoform X4 produces the protein MRFLQPVFVFLTVAAFHSALSASLESAEKEEKVPQYDGLTELQKIDQIEFEAAQKRETAQINGTDTERSEDVHYLEAAQDESEEERAEPEVDSTAEEGGHSDAAAREETVSESSEEVEGRQKHEHHDAVSSLDAEVNEESSEEQDVME, from the exons atgaggtttttacagcctgtgtttgttttcctcactgTGGCAGCATTTCACAGCG CTCTTTCAGCATCTCTGGAGTctgcagagaaagaggaaaaggttCCCCAGTATG ATGGGCTAACTGAACTGCAGAAAATAG ACCAGATCGAGTTTGAGGCCGCTCAAAAGAGGGAGACCGCTCAGATTAACG GCACAGACACAGAGCGCAGTGAGGACGTCCACTACCTCG AGGCTGCTCAGGATGAATCTG AGGAGGAGCGGGCTGAGCCTGAGGTCGACAGCACGG cagaggAAGGGGGCCACTCTGACGCTGCAGCTCGTGAGG AAACAGTATCTGAATCTTCTGAGGAAGTCGAAG GCAGACAGAAGCATG AGCATCATGATGCAGTGAGCAGTCTGG atgcAGAAGTCAACGAGGAGTCGTCCGAAGAACAAG ATGTAATGGAGTGA
- the pcyox1 gene encoding prenylcysteine oxidase 1, with amino-acid sequence MRRQTLSLTALSFLWLLISWSRNPASASASEQQEQPKKIAVIGAGIGGTAAAFYLRQEFGPAVKIDVFESGTVGGRLATVKIGDDEYETGGSVIHPLNLHMKHFIEKLGIPQRKDVPSKVAIFDGKELMFEESDWFIINLFRMLWRYGFNLIRMQMWVESVLDKFMRIYQYQQYGYSFSSVESLLHAMGGNRFLSLMNQTLEETMMSDGFSQMYLNDMVSPITRVNYGQSVRVHGFVGAIALAGADSGLWAVDGGNNRVCYGLLYHSKSELIPARVTSISIKVRPSKTGSTASFYEVNYVEESGSAHSLYDIVVIATPLHQGKSDISFSGFSPPIPSHYPGRYHQTVSTLVHGLLNMSYLGTTQLASEFTVSDILTTDSKGSVIHSLSSIDPVHIPAGYKRPPASHTKVWKVFSPQPLSQEQLKNMFLSWDFVSESRWLAYPEYRPPQRKTPPFILHNRLYYLNTVEWAGSAMEMSAISARNVALLAHHRWHGQADKIDQEDLHTRLRGEL; translated from the exons ATGAGACGTCAAACCCTGTCACTAACTGCTCTGTCGTTCCTGTGGCTTTTGATAAGCTGGAGCAGAAAtccagcctcagcctcagcctcagagcagcaggagcagcccAAAAAGATAG CTGTGATTGGAGCAGGCATTGGTGGCACAGCAGCAGCCTTTTACCTGAGACAGGAGTTTGGACCCGCGGTGAAGATCGATGTGTTTGAGTCTGGCACCGTTGGCGGGCGACTTGCGACAGTGAAGATTGGGGACGATGAGTATGAGACAGGAGGTTCAGTGATCCATCCTCTAAACCTACACATGAAGCACTTCATTGAAAAATTAG gtattCCTCAACGGAAAGATGTCCCCTCTAAAGTGGCAATCTTTGATGGGAAGGAGCTCATGTTTGAAGAGAGTGACTGGTTCATAATTAATTTGTTCCGCATGCTTTGGAGATATGGGTTCAACTTGATTCGAATGCAGATGTGGGTGGAGAGTGTACTGGACAAATTTATGAG GATCTACCAGTACCAGCAGTACGGTTACTCCTTCTCCAGTGTGGAGAGCCTCTTACACGCCATGGGTGGCAACCGTTTTCTCTCCCTGATGAATCAGACTCTGGAGGAAACCATGATGAGCGATGGGTTTTCACAGATGTACCTGAACGACATGGTTTCACCTATCACTCGCGTCAACTATGGTCAAAGTGTCCGCGTCCACGGCTTTGTGG GTGCCATTGCATTAGCTGGGGCAGATTCAGGCCTGTGGGCAGTGGATGGAGGCAACAACAGAGTTTGCTATGGACTGCTGTACCACAGTAAGAGTGAGCTCATCCCGGCCAGAGTGACTTCCATCTCAATCAAGGTTCGACCTTCAAAAACAG gCTCCACAGCCAGTTTCTATGAGGTCAATTATGTCGAGGAGTCGGGCTCAGCTCATTCCCTGTACGACATTGTAGTCATTGCAACGCCACTGCACCAGGGAAAATCGGACATCTCCTTCTCAGGTTTCTCCCCTCCAATCCCGTCTCACTACCCCGGACGCTACCACCAAACTGTGTCAACTCTGGTCCACGGCTTGCTTAACATGTCCTATCTCGGGACCACGCAGCTGgcttcagagttcactgtgtCTGATATCCTAACTACCGACTCAAAGGGCTCTGTCATCCACAGCCTGTCCTCTATCGACCCTGTGCACATCCCCGCCGGATACAAACGTCCCCCTGCcagccacaccaaagtctggaAGGTGTTCTCTCCGCAGCCGCTGTCTCAGGAGCAGCTAAAGAACATGTTCCTCTCCTGGGACTTCGTGTCTGAGTCCCGGTGGCTGGCTTATCCTGAGTACCGCCCGCCACAGCGCAAGACACCTCCCTTCATCCTGCACAACCGGCTGTACTACCTCAATACCGTGGAGTGGGCAGGGAGCGCCATGGAGATGAGCGCCATCTCTGCCAGGAACGTGGCCCTGCTGGCGCACCATCGTTGGCACGGACAGGCCGACAAGATCGACCAGGAGGACCTGCACACCCGCCTGAGAGGAGAACTCTGA